In Felis catus isolate Fca126 chromosome E1, F.catus_Fca126_mat1.0, whole genome shotgun sequence, the following proteins share a genomic window:
- the KRT26 gene encoding keratin, type I cytoskeletal 26, protein MSFQLSGGSRRVCSRTGPGRLSGGGPGFGAGNACRGSGAGSSVSFTLGSISSGGGFCNGGGGFSNGFLGNEHGLLSGNEKMTMQNLNDRLACYLDHVRALEEANVDLEQKIKAWYEKYGPGSCRGLDHDHTRYFSVIEDLKRQVISMATCNASIILQNDNAKLTADDFRLKYENELALHQSVEADINGLHRVMDELTLCTTDLEIQFETLSEELAYLKKNHEEEMNVLQYAAGGDVNVEVNAAPGVDLTVLLNNMRAEYEDLSEQNRKDTEAWFNEKSASLQQQISDDSGAATTARNELMELKRNLQTLEIELQSLMAMKHSYECSLAETEGNYCLQLQQIQDQIGAMEEELQQIRTETEGQKLEYQQLLDIKIFLEKEIETYCKLLDGEERKSKSICYKSKGRGPIHSENQVKDSKEEIIVKTVVEELDQLGNVLSLRVHSVEEKSSKISNITMEQRVPSKAPK, encoded by the exons ATGTCCTTTCAACTTTCTGGTGGATCCAGGCGAGTCTGCTCACGAACTGGCCCAGGGCGGCTGTCTGGTGGAGGTCCAGGTTTCGGGGCTGGGAACGCATGCCGTGGGTCTGGAGCCGGAAGCAGCGTTTCTTTTACTCTTGGGAGCATTTCTTCTGGTGGAGGTTTCTGTAATGGTGGTGGGGGCTTCTCTAATGGTTTTCTTGGAAATGAGCATGGCCTCCTTTCCGGGAATGAAAAGATGACCATGCAAAACCTCAACGACCGCCTGGCATGCTACCTGGACCACGTCCGAGCCCTCGAGGAGGCAAACGTAGACCTGGAGCAGAAAATCAAGGCCTGGTACGAGAAATACGGACCCGGTTCTTGCCGGGGTCTAGATCATGACCACACGAGATATTTCTCAGTCATTGAAGATCTTAAGAGACAG GTGATTTCCATGGCCACGTGTAATGCCAGCATTATTCTGCAAAATGACAATGCCAAACTGACTGCTGATGACTTCAGGCTGAA GTATGAAAATGAACTTGCTCTACACCAGAGTGTAGAGGCCGACATCAATGGTCTTCACAGGGTTATGGATGAGCTGACCCTTTGTACAACCGACCTCGAGATACAGTTTGAAACGCTCAGTGAGGAATTGgcataccttaaaaaaaatcacgaaGAG GAAATGAATGTCCTACAGTACGCGGCTGGGGGGGATGTGAACGTGGAGGTGAATGCAGCGCCAGGCGTGGACCTAACTGTCCTGTTGAACAACATGAGGGCCGAGTATGAGGACTTGTCTGAGCAGAACCGCAAAGACACGGAGGCCTGGTTTAATGAAAAG AGTGCCTCACTGCAACAACAGATTTCTGATGATTCAGGAGCAGCCACCACAGCCAGAAATGAGCTGATGGAGCTGAAACGCAATCTGCAAACCTTGGAAATAGAACTTCAGTCCCTCATGGCCATG AAACATTCGTATGAATGCTCCCTGGCTGAAACTGAAGGTAATTACTGCCTCCAGCTCCAGCAGATCCAGGACCAGATTGGGGCAATGGAGGAAGAGTTGCAACAGATTCGCACAGAAACAGAAGGCCAGAAGCTGGAGTACCAACAGCTTCtagatatcaaaatatttttagaaaaagaaatagaaacgtATTGCAAATTATTAGATGGAGAAGAAAG AAAAAGCAAGTCCATATGTTACAAATCAAAAGGACGTGGGCCAATACATTCCGAAAATCAAGTCAAAg actcaaaagaagaaattatcGTCAAAACAGTGGTTGAGGAACTAGATCAACTTGGCAATGTCCTTTCCCTGAGGGTCCACTCAGTTGAAGAAAAATCCTCCAAAATAAGCAACATTACAATGGAGCAAAGAGTACCTTCTAAAGCACCAAAGTGA
- the KRT27 gene encoding keratin, type I cytoskeletal 27 produces the protein MSVRFSSASRRLGSSGGVGFGAGNACGVPGIGSGFSCAFGGSSPAGGYGGGLGAGTASCTAFMGNEHGLLSGNEKVTMQNLNDRLASYLENVRALEEANADLEQKIKGWYEKFGPGSCRGLDHDYSRYFPIIDDLRNQIISVTTSNANIILQNDNARLTADDFRLKFENEQALHQSVDADVSGLRRVLDELTLCRTDLEIQLETLSEELAYLKKNHEEEMKALQCAAGGNVNVEMNAAPGVDLTVLLNNMRAEYEDLAEQNRRDAEAWFNEKSASLQQQISDDAGATTSARNELTEMKRTLQTLEIELQSLLAMKHSLECSLTETEGNYCTQLAQIQAQIGALEEQLHQVRTETEGQKLEYEQLLDIKVHLEKEIETYCRLIDGEDGSCVKSKGYGGPGNQTKDSSKTTMVKTIVEEIDPRGKVLSSRVHTVEEKSTKANNIKSEQRVPS, from the exons ATGTCTGTGCGCTTTTCTTCTGCATCCAGACGGCTTGGCTCTAGCGGGGGAGTGGGCTTTGGGGCTGGAAATGCATGTGGTGTGCCAGGCATTGGAAGTGGCTTCTCTTGCGCTTTTGGGGGCAGCTCACCTGCAGGAGGCTATGGCGGAGGGCTCGGAGCGGGGACGGCCTCTTGTACTGCCTTCATGGGGAACGAACACGGCCTCCTGTCGGGCAACGAGAAGGTGACCATGCAGAACCTCAACGACCGGCTGGCCTCCTACCTGGAGAATGTGCGCGCCCTGGAGGAGGCCAATGCTGACCTGGAGCAGAAGATCAAGGGCTGGTATGAGAAATTTGGGCCTGGTTCCTGCCGTGGTCTTGATCATGATTACAGCAGATACTTCCCAATAATTGATGACCTCAGGAACCAG ATAATTTCTGTAACTACCAGTAATGCCAATATTATCCTGCAAAACGATAACGCAAGACTAACGGCTGATGACTTCAGGCTAAA GTTTGAAAACGAACAGGCCCTTCACCAGAGCGTTGACGCGGACGTCAGCGGTTTGCGCAGGGTCCTGGATGAGCTAACTCTGTGCAGAACGGACCTAGAGATCCAGCTGGAAACTCTGAGCGAGGAGCTGGCTTACCTCAAGAAGAATCACGAGGAG GAAATGAAGGCCCTGCAGTGCGCGGCGGGCGGGAACGTGAACGTGGAGATGAACGCGGCGCCCGGGGTGGACCTCACGGTCCTGCTGAACAACATGCGGGCAGAGTACGAAGACCTGGCCGAGCAGAACCGCAGGGACGCGGAGGCCTGGTTCAACGAGAAG AGCGCTTCGCTGCAGCAGCAGATTTCCGACGACGCTGGTGCCACCACCTCAGCTCGGAATGAGCTTACGGAAATGAAACGTACTCTTCAGACCCTGGAGATTGAACTTCAGTCCCTCTTAGCAATG AAACACTCCCTGGAGTGCTCCCTGACCGAGACCGAAGGGAACTACTGCACGCAGCTCGCCCAGATCCAGGCTCAGATCGGGGCCCTGGAGGAACAGCTGCACCAGGTCCGAACCGAGACGGAGGGCCAGAAACTGGAGTACGAGCAGCTGCTCGACATCAAGGTCCACCTGGAAAAGGAAATTGAGACCTACTGCCGCCTGATAGATGGAGAGGATGG CTCTTGTGTTAAATCAAAAGGCTACGGAGGACCAGGAAATCAAACAAAAG ACTCATCTAAAACCACCATGGTTAAAACGATTGTTGAAGAAATAGATCCTCGTGGCAAAGTTCTCTCATCCAGAGTTCACACTGTGGAAGAGAAATCCACCAAAGCCAACAACATAAAGAGTGAACAGAGGGTGCCTTCCTGA